A section of the Acropora muricata isolate sample 2 chromosome 4, ASM3666990v1, whole genome shotgun sequence genome encodes:
- the LOC136913806 gene encoding integrase/recombinase xerD homolog has product MVPSATNTAYKYSKGWQRWKAWAHSKLGVPVLPAVPLQLALYMTELVERAEREGHSASVIESASYIIQWGHRLAGMDSPSIHPLVKGVVEGARRRLARPAQPKQPLKHGAIAESTLNLNSPSASLADIRFLFILLVGYAGVFRISEVLSIRVRDVSIFDDFMKV; this is encoded by the coding sequence ATGGTACCTAGCGCAACAAACACTGCCTATAAGTACAGCAAAGGGTGGCAGAGATGGAAGGCCTGGGCGCATTCTAAACTCGGTGTACCTGTTCTCCCGGCAGTTCCTTTGCAACTGGCCTTGTATATGACCGAGCTCGTGGAGCGTGCAGAACGTGAGGGCCATTCTGCGTCCGTGATAGAATCTGCTTCGTATATTATCCAATGGGGTCACCGGCTAGCAGGAATGGACTCACCTTCCATTCACCCCCTAGTGAAGGGCGTTGTCGAGGGAGCTCGAAGGAGGCTGGCGAGACCCGCCCAGCCCAAGCAGCCGTTGAAGCATGGCGCTATTGCTGAGAGTACCTTAAACTTGAACTCTCCATCTGCATCTTTAGCTGATATTCGCTTTTTGTTTATTCTTTTGGTAGGGTATGCAGGTGTTTTTCGTATAAGTGAAGTTTTGAGCATTAGAGTGCGGGATGTTTCCATTTTTGATGATTTCATGAAGGTTTAA